From Chryseobacterium salivictor, a single genomic window includes:
- a CDS encoding LIC_10190 family membrane protein — translation MLYILLMVILLLPAMAGLGAFFKNIFGDFSAGIALQILAGIFFTTVTWTILACFIPLNIYVETGTLVIGLSAFFYFKMYLDFWNFITRNFILSSGISAVIIFFGSYYPFILDHFGYYVPTIKWLAEVGLVQGISNLDLLLGQSSFWHIFQAGFSNFSDPYLRLNALVMIVYLIYILEKKSWIHLLFLPFLFLFIQSPSPDLPAIVFSLIILNEVFNSNKNAGFLFAISVFVLAIKPTMMWLPIFVFFYNFFIVRNNYRFLLGGTAILFLFFFKNIWTFGFPIFPVQFLDLGFSWKLNDELLENSSKVALLKTYDMQYSYGEIQRFSRLDHVRNWLFLNGIKSKIHLLFVLSLTAFFVFAMIRKTKLIWILFISILIKSVLVLLFSAQYRFFFDLFFVMFFVVFYQVIPRKFSLIFFTGLSIFIAGFLSFPNLPQTYIPSFKLGNFMTGFNKNQFIKPSSFELNKYKTHQIGNLKFNVVDGYFFSFDTPIPTITPQFIQEDLDAGIFPQLKGKTLKEGFVWRKISDEEKMKIAEILKEYSEAIPAKED, via the coding sequence ATGCTGTATATTCTACTGATGGTGATTTTGCTGCTTCCGGCGATGGCGGGTTTAGGAGCATTTTTCAAAAACATTTTCGGAGATTTTTCTGCAGGAATTGCCTTGCAAATTCTTGCAGGTATTTTCTTTACGACCGTCACCTGGACAATTCTTGCCTGTTTTATTCCGCTGAATATTTATGTAGAAACAGGGACTTTAGTTATTGGACTCTCTGCTTTTTTCTATTTTAAAATGTATCTGGATTTCTGGAATTTCATCACCCGGAATTTCATTTTATCTTCGGGTATTTCAGCAGTGATTATTTTCTTCGGGTCTTATTATCCGTTTATTTTAGACCACTTCGGTTATTATGTTCCGACCATAAAATGGCTTGCAGAAGTTGGTTTGGTGCAAGGAATCTCAAATCTCGATTTACTTTTAGGACAGAGTTCTTTCTGGCATATTTTCCAGGCTGGATTTTCCAATTTTTCGGATCCTTATTTAAGATTAAATGCATTAGTAATGATTGTTTATCTAATCTACATTTTAGAAAAAAAATCATGGATCCATTTGCTGTTTTTACCTTTTCTGTTTCTTTTTATCCAATCGCCTTCACCGGATTTACCCGCAATCGTTTTCTCATTGATTATTTTAAATGAAGTTTTTAATTCCAATAAAAACGCAGGATTTCTATTCGCAATTTCCGTTTTCGTATTGGCCATAAAACCGACCATGATGTGGCTGCCTATTTTTGTTTTTTTTTATAATTTCTTTATTGTAAGAAACAATTACAGATTCCTTCTCGGTGGGACAGCCATTTTATTTCTTTTCTTTTTTAAAAATATCTGGACTTTCGGATTTCCCATTTTCCCGGTTCAATTCCTTGACCTTGGATTTTCATGGAAACTTAATGATGAACTTTTGGAAAACTCCTCCAAAGTAGCACTTCTGAAAACCTACGACATGCAATACTCCTACGGCGAAATCCAGCGGTTTTCAAGATTGGATCATGTCAGAAACTGGTTGTTTTTAAATGGAATAAAAAGTAAAATCCATCTTTTATTTGTTTTAAGTTTAACAGCATTTTTTGTTTTTGCAATGATCAGGAAGACAAAATTAATTTGGATCCTCTTTATTTCTATTTTAATAAAAAGTGTTTTAGTACTATTATTCTCCGCTCAATACCGATTTTTCTTTGATCTGTTTTTTGTGATGTTCTTCGTTGTTTTTTATCAGGTTATTCCGAGAAAATTTTCACTCATTTTCTTTACCGGACTATCAATCTTTATTGCCGGATTTCTATCTTTTCCAAATCTGCCTCAAACCTATATTCCCAGTTTCAAACTCGGAAATTTCATGACGGGTTTTAATAAAAATCAATTTATAAAACCTTCTTCTTTTGAATTAAATAAATACAAAACCCATCAAATCGGCAATCTCAAATTCAATGTTGTTGACGGATATTTCTTCAGTTTCGACACTCCAATCCCGACAATTACTCCTCAATTCATTCAGGAAGATTTGGATGCCGGGATTTTCCCTCAGCTCAAAGGAAAAACTTTAAAAGAGGGTTTTGTCTGGCGTAAAATTTCAGACGAAGAAAAGATGAAAATTGCTGAAATTCTGAAAGAATATTCAGAAGCAATTCCTGCAAAAGAGGATTAA
- the hemH gene encoding ferrochelatase, translating to MSKKGILLVNLGSPKSTKVEDVKEYLDEFLMDEKVIDYRWFFRTLLVRGIILNTRPKKSAAAYETVWTEEGSPLIFITERIQKKLQKLVDVPVEIGMRYAEPSIETGIRKLTEQGVTEVVLFPLYPQYAMSTTETVVEKAEDVRKKHFPNIKINYVQPFYNREIYIDCLAESIREKLPETFDALQFSYHGVPERHIFKTDPTKTCNLNDCCSRDSNPSHQFCYRHQCFKVTEEVIKKLNLPKEKVLVTFQSRLGNDKWMEPYTDETLENLGKKGIKNLAIVCPAFVSDCLETLEEISVEGKEQFMHGGGENYHYIPCLNDEDRWIEVVKTLCEERLHEFYLV from the coding sequence TTGTCTAAAAAAGGAATTTTATTGGTGAATCTCGGTTCGCCCAAATCGACGAAAGTTGAAGATGTAAAAGAATATCTCGACGAATTTTTAATGGATGAAAAAGTCATCGATTACCGTTGGTTTTTCCGGACTTTATTGGTGCGCGGAATCATTTTGAATACCCGACCGAAAAAATCGGCTGCCGCTTATGAAACCGTTTGGACTGAAGAAGGTTCACCGTTAATTTTCATCACGGAAAGAATTCAGAAAAAACTGCAAAAGTTGGTTGATGTTCCCGTAGAAATCGGAATGCGATACGCCGAACCAAGCATCGAAACAGGAATCCGAAAACTGACCGAACAGGGCGTTACTGAAGTCGTACTCTTCCCGCTCTATCCGCAATATGCGATGAGCACGACGGAAACAGTGGTTGAAAAAGCAGAAGATGTTCGTAAGAAGCATTTCCCCAATATTAAAATCAATTACGTTCAACCGTTCTATAACCGTGAAATTTACATTGATTGTTTAGCAGAAAGTATCCGCGAGAAATTACCGGAAACATTTGATGCGTTACAATTCTCTTATCACGGTGTTCCGGAAAGACATATTTTTAAAACAGACCCAACCAAAACCTGTAATTTAAACGACTGTTGTTCCCGAGACAGCAATCCGAGTCATCAGTTTTGCTACAGACATCAGTGTTTTAAGGTAACGGAAGAAGTGATTAAGAAACTCAATTTACCGAAAGAAAAAGTTCTGGTCACCTTCCAGTCCCGTTTGGGAAATGACAAATGGATGGAACCGTACACCGATGAAACTCTGGAAAATTTAGGCAAAAAAGGAATTAAAAATCTGGCGATTGTTTGTCCGGCTTTTGTTTCAGATTGTCTGGAAACTTTAGAGGAAATTTCCGTAGAAGGTAAAGAACAGTTTATGCATGGCGGCGGTGAAAACTACCATTATATTCCCTGTTTAAATGATGAAGACCGCTGGATTGAGGTGGTGAAAACTTTGTGTGAGGAAAGATTGCATGAGTTTTATCTGGTATAA
- a CDS encoding NifU family protein gives MRPIIIEPTENPKVMKFVADYNLIPGSLELDRNSDIAEIPLAQELFKYPFVERVFITANFIAVAKQDGIDWENLVDPLKSVIQDELAANPRIYLQKKNDEYLVYAEMTPNPMVMKFVSNKALMDGFIEVKSRGEAGDIPLAKAIFDEYDFAKEVFISDNFVAVTKNVSVEWHEVMVAVRAFVADYLQNGGVISNATPQKHESPAAGIMNREYNEDEQKISDILNEYIAPAVEGDGGKISLMEYDADTKTAKMLLQGACSGCPSSTATLKGGIENVLKQFLPELVENVEAVNG, from the coding sequence ATGAGACCAATTATTATAGAGCCCACAGAAAACCCAAAAGTAATGAAGTTTGTAGCCGATTACAACTTAATTCCCGGTTCTCTGGAACTCGACCGCAATTCTGATATCGCAGAAATCCCTTTAGCCCAGGAACTTTTCAAATATCCATTCGTAGAAAGAGTTTTCATCACCGCCAATTTTATCGCTGTCGCAAAACAGGATGGTATCGACTGGGAAAATCTCGTTGATCCTCTAAAAAGTGTGATTCAGGATGAATTGGCGGCAAATCCCCGAATTTATCTTCAGAAAAAAAATGATGAATATCTTGTTTATGCAGAAATGACTCCCAATCCAATGGTGATGAAATTCGTTTCTAACAAAGCATTAATGGACGGTTTCATCGAAGTGAAATCCCGCGGAGAAGCTGGTGACATTCCTTTAGCTAAAGCGATTTTCGATGAATATGATTTTGCTAAAGAAGTTTTCATCTCTGATAATTTCGTGGCAGTTACCAAAAATGTTTCCGTAGAATGGCATGAGGTAATGGTTGCAGTAAGAGCATTTGTGGCTGATTATCTTCAGAACGGAGGTGTCATTTCTAATGCAACTCCGCAGAAACATGAAAGCCCGGCAGCCGGCATCATGAACAGAGAATACAATGAAGACGAACAGAAAATTTCTGATATTTTAAATGAATATATTGCGCCAGCCGTGGAAGGCGATGGTGGGAAGATTTCATTAATGGAATATGACGCAGACACGAAAACCGCTAAAATGCTGTTGCAGGGAGCCTGCTCGGGTTGCCCAAGTTCGACCGCCACTTTGAAAGGAGGAATTGAAAATGTTCTGAAACAGTTTTTACCGGAATTGGTAGAAAACGTGGAAGCGGTTAATGGTTAA
- a CDS encoding RDD family protein, with translation MARVLQVVERNKADKGYRFVNYIIDFGFSVVMIWMLAFLFVFAQYLVNGTEMEEAIDDITNINPLVDRVGTLLVYGLIMFLVEKFSNGRSLGKLITGTKVVKTDGSDLTTDDLLKRNFARAVPFDQLSFLGNSGWHDNWSNTRVVKAKDYTGPETCKMRSKVWG, from the coding sequence ATGGCAAGAGTTTTACAAGTTGTAGAGAGAAATAAAGCAGATAAAGGATACCGCTTTGTCAATTACATTATCGATTTTGGTTTTTCAGTCGTGATGATTTGGATGCTGGCATTCCTGTTCGTCTTTGCACAATACCTTGTCAACGGCACCGAGATGGAAGAAGCGATAGATGACATTACCAATATCAATCCTTTGGTTGACCGCGTGGGAACCCTTTTAGTTTACGGATTGATTATGTTTTTGGTAGAAAAATTCAGTAATGGCAGAAGTTTGGGGAAATTAATCACCGGAACTAAAGTGGTAAAAACCGATGGAAGTGATCTGACGACTGATGATTTGCTCAAAAGAAATTTTGCGCGCGCAGTTCCGTTTGATCAGCTTTCATTTTTAGGAAATAGCGGCTGGCACGACAACTGGTCGAATACGCGGGTGGTTAAAGCTAAAGATTATACAGGGCCAGAAACATGCAAAATGAGATCGAAAGTCTGGGGATGA
- a CDS encoding DUF4403 family protein, whose protein sequence is MRSFLILMILLLAPKIFSQQTIAYSSVPVYNFPKIKSSVTMPVKIPLSEIGNIINNSLPALIFQDDSYTDNDNDQFKVKVWKTRPIRLVGGTQQNLLIEVPLKIWAEKGIGTLGIYHYQNTTFETVMYFNTQLTFNSNWKMATKTSPMGFKWITKPVLDFGRIKVPITSLVESSLKKQQADFCKTIDEMMLDQLNFQQYAIMAWNQFSEPFEISEEYNTWLKISPVSVNITPLTFHGNRIDTHIGIDVYSETFTGTKPPSSPLISSIANFNPVPQLPNNFLLQTTVNIPFTEATAIAEKLFSGKEFDFKEGKSKVKITSVKVYGENDRIIIEAHTEGTIEGISYITGIPVYNEFRRKIVLSDTKFKLKTKNILYKTATLLFQGKIVKMIQEQYGIPTAELEDSSRKSIEETFNKEYYKGLMMKGKAVKLTPSSIILNPLGITAVIDIQAQLEVSVKGM, encoded by the coding sequence ATGCGAAGCTTTCTCATTCTGATGATTCTACTTCTGGCTCCGAAAATATTTTCGCAGCAAACCATCGCGTATTCTTCAGTTCCCGTTTACAATTTCCCAAAAATCAAATCATCGGTTACCATGCCGGTGAAAATTCCGCTGTCGGAAATTGGGAATATAATTAATAACTCTTTGCCTGCCCTGATTTTTCAGGATGATTCCTATACCGATAATGACAACGACCAGTTCAAAGTAAAAGTCTGGAAAACGAGACCAATCCGACTGGTTGGCGGAACACAACAGAATCTGCTGATCGAAGTTCCTTTAAAAATATGGGCCGAAAAAGGAATCGGAACCTTGGGGATTTATCATTACCAAAACACCACTTTTGAAACGGTGATGTATTTCAACACCCAACTCACCTTTAATAGTAACTGGAAAATGGCGACCAAAACTTCGCCCATGGGTTTTAAATGGATCACAAAACCAGTTCTTGATTTTGGAAGAATTAAAGTGCCAATCACTTCATTAGTAGAATCGAGTTTGAAAAAACAGCAAGCCGACTTCTGCAAAACCATCGACGAAATGATGCTGGATCAGTTAAACTTTCAGCAATATGCCATCATGGCGTGGAATCAATTTTCGGAACCTTTTGAAATTTCGGAAGAATATAATACCTGGTTGAAAATCAGCCCTGTAAGCGTCAATATTACGCCACTTACCTTTCATGGAAACCGTATTGACACCCATATCGGAATTGATGTGTATTCTGAAACTTTTACAGGCACGAAACCGCCTTCTTCACCGTTGATAAGCAGCATTGCCAATTTTAATCCGGTACCGCAACTCCCAAACAATTTTCTGTTACAGACCACCGTTAATATTCCGTTTACGGAAGCAACCGCGATTGCAGAAAAATTATTTTCAGGTAAAGAATTTGATTTTAAAGAAGGAAAATCAAAAGTGAAAATTACTTCCGTTAAAGTTTACGGAGAAAATGACCGAATCATCATCGAAGCACACACAGAAGGAACAATCGAAGGTATTTCCTATATCACCGGAATTCCTGTTTATAATGAATTCAGAAGAAAAATCGTTTTGTCTGACACGAAGTTCAAACTGAAAACGAAAAACATTTTATATAAAACCGCAACACTTTTATTTCAGGGAAAAATCGTGAAAATGATTCAAGAACAATACGGAATCCCGACCGCGGAACTTGAAGATTCTTCCAGAAAAAGCATCGAAGAAACCTTTAATAAAGAATATTACAAAGGACTGATGATGAAGGGAAAAGCTGTTAAACTGACACCTTCGAGTATTATCCTCAATCCTCTCGGAATTACCGCAGTGATCGATATACAGGCACAGTTGGAAGTTTCCGTAAAGGGAATGTGA
- a CDS encoding gamma carbonic anhydrase family protein — translation MALIKELLGKTPQIGENTFLAETATIIGDVTMGKECSVWYNAVIRGDVNYIKMGDKVNVQDNVMLHCTYEKFPLIIGDNVSIGHNAIVHGCTIHDNVLIGMGAIVMDDCLVESNSIIGAGSVVTQGTHIKSGEVWAGAPARKIKDMSAELLEGEVNRIANNYVKYSSWYKEVVL, via the coding sequence ATGGCACTTATAAAAGAACTTTTAGGAAAAACTCCACAAATCGGAGAAAACACTTTTTTGGCAGAAACAGCAACCATCATTGGCGATGTCACTATGGGTAAAGAATGCAGTGTCTGGTATAACGCCGTTATTCGTGGCGATGTGAATTACATTAAAATGGGTGATAAAGTTAATGTTCAGGACAACGTGATGTTGCACTGCACGTATGAAAAATTCCCGCTGATCATTGGAGATAATGTGTCGATTGGTCACAACGCAATCGTTCATGGCTGCACGATTCACGACAATGTTTTGATCGGAATGGGCGCCATTGTGATGGACGATTGCTTGGTCGAAAGCAACTCGATTATTGGCGCAGGTTCGGTGGTCACCCAGGGAACGCATATTAAATCCGGTGAAGTTTGGGCAGGCGCCCCGGCACGGAAAATCAAAGATATGTCGGCAGAATTATTGGAAGGTGAAGTCAACAGAATCGCTAACAATTATGTGAAATATTCTTCCTGGTATAAAGAAGTTGTTCTTTAA
- the ribB gene encoding 3,4-dihydroxy-2-butanone-4-phosphate synthase, which translates to MSDIQLNTIPEAIEDLKNGKIIIVVDDENRENEGDFLSAAELTTPEIINFMTIHGRGLICTPLPEKRCDELGLDIMVTRSSDPKETAFTVSVDLLGDGVSTGISASDRSKTILALMDENTKPTDFMRPGHIFPLRAKKGGVLKRAGHTEAAIDLTKLAGLQEGGVICEIMNDDGSMARLPELYELAKKHDLKLVSIEDLIQYQLRKGDLIERLEERKVKTFYGDFDFYAFKETSTDQIHFALTKGKWSENEPILVRVQASNSYFDVLSRLTTGEKPLLEKVTKMINDEGKGAIIFINNVSNSENTMRKLQQFLDFQDGQEKRPTLASNFHDYGIGTQILKNLGINKFRVISQNVNQKPLVGGYDVEVTEMVEL; encoded by the coding sequence ATGTCAGATATTCAACTTAATACGATTCCTGAAGCGATTGAGGATCTAAAAAACGGAAAAATAATCATCGTAGTTGATGATGAAAACCGGGAAAATGAGGGAGATTTTCTTTCTGCGGCAGAATTAACTACGCCGGAAATTATCAATTTTATGACCATTCACGGTCGCGGTTTGATTTGTACGCCACTTCCTGAAAAACGTTGCGACGAACTTGGTCTCGATATTATGGTTACACGGAGCAGCGATCCAAAGGAAACAGCTTTTACGGTTTCTGTGGATTTGTTGGGAGATGGAGTTTCTACCGGAATTTCTGCCAGCGACCGAAGTAAAACGATTTTAGCTTTAATGGACGAAAATACCAAACCGACAGATTTTATGCGTCCGGGACATATTTTTCCACTGAGAGCAAAAAAAGGAGGCGTGCTGAAAAGAGCTGGTCATACCGAAGCGGCGATCGATTTAACCAAATTAGCCGGCCTGCAGGAAGGAGGGGTGATTTGCGAAATTATGAATGATGACGGTTCTATGGCAAGACTTCCCGAATTATATGAACTGGCGAAAAAACACGATTTGAAACTGGTCTCTATTGAGGATTTAATTCAATATCAGTTAAGAAAAGGGGATTTAATCGAGCGTCTGGAAGAAAGAAAAGTGAAAACATTCTACGGCGATTTTGATTTCTACGCTTTTAAAGAAACGAGTACGGATCAAATTCACTTTGCTTTAACGAAAGGGAAATGGTCAGAAAACGAGCCGATTTTGGTAAGGGTTCAGGCTTCGAATTCTTATTTCGATGTTTTGAGCAGATTGACGACGGGCGAAAAACCGTTGCTTGAAAAAGTAACTAAAATGATTAATGACGAAGGGAAAGGGGCGATAATTTTCATTAATAATGTCTCAAATTCTGAAAATACGATGCGCAAACTGCAGCAGTTTTTAGATTTTCAGGACGGTCAGGAAAAACGTCCGACTTTGGCTTCCAACTTTCATGATTACGGAATCGGAACGCAGATTTTAAAAAACTTAGGGATTAATAAATTCCGTGTCATTTCCCAGAATGTTAACCAAAAACCTTTGGTAGGCGGTTACGATGTGGAAGTGACAGAAATGGTTGAGTTATAA
- a CDS encoding type IX secretion system plug protein, which yields MKYLSSFFFVFSAFFFAQDIRSVQLFNPQTNDETPVIGFNEQLILRFDDLSNSSTIYRYTLKHFDRNWNDDGLFFTEYATGSLNGMIDQFQYSFNTLQAYTNYTLTIPNDKIQPKISGNFELVVYQDSVSKPLFTKRFCVVEDGANLALNISRISDAGKPQINQRVEVQAIGNGSVMNSNLNSLTLNVIQNNNWDMGVYNQKQSSSLGNKILFQQMNLAFPGNNEFYYFDNKNMNQPFDMVAQSENVNGINYTYLHSVWAFPMNYQYQPDVNGAFYFRRNDLGIERNADREADYSWVYFALDSEKSNKEIYVVGGFNDFKASKENQMFYDETAKKYIAKIYLKQGFYNYILATKNADGSLNLGEINGNFWQTENLYQAFLYYQPFGRNYDGLLGYGEFRTPLR from the coding sequence ATGAAATACTTATCCTCTTTCTTTTTCGTATTCAGTGCATTTTTCTTTGCACAGGATATCCGCAGCGTTCAATTGTTTAATCCGCAGACCAATGATGAAACGCCGGTCATTGGTTTTAATGAACAGTTGATTTTACGTTTCGACGATTTATCGAATTCCAGTACGATTTATCGGTATACTTTGAAACATTTCGACCGGAACTGGAATGATGACGGCTTATTTTTTACCGAGTATGCCACCGGAAGTTTAAACGGAATGATTGATCAGTTTCAGTATTCGTTCAATACCTTGCAGGCGTACACCAATTATACATTAACGATTCCGAACGATAAAATTCAGCCCAAAATCTCCGGGAATTTTGAACTCGTTGTTTATCAGGATTCAGTCAGCAAGCCATTGTTTACCAAAAGATTTTGTGTGGTTGAAGATGGTGCTAACCTGGCTTTGAATATTTCCCGAATTTCTGACGCGGGAAAACCGCAGATCAATCAAAGAGTTGAAGTACAGGCAATCGGCAACGGTTCAGTAATGAATTCCAATCTGAATTCTTTGACTTTAAATGTCATCCAAAATAATAATTGGGATATGGGAGTTTACAATCAAAAACAAAGTTCCTCTCTGGGAAATAAAATTCTTTTTCAACAGATGAATTTAGCGTTTCCCGGAAATAATGAGTTTTATTATTTCGATAACAAGAATATGAACCAGCCGTTCGATATGGTTGCGCAGTCAGAAAATGTCAATGGAATAAATTATACCTATTTGCATTCTGTGTGGGCGTTTCCGATGAATTATCAATACCAGCCGGATGTGAACGGTGCTTTTTATTTCCGCAGAAATGATTTGGGTATTGAAAGAAATGCGGATCGGGAAGCGGACTATTCCTGGGTGTATTTTGCTTTGGATTCCGAAAAAAGCAATAAAGAGATTTATGTAGTTGGCGGTTTTAATGATTTTAAAGCAAGCAAAGAAAATCAAATGTTCTATGATGAAACCGCGAAAAAATACATCGCAAAAATTTATTTGAAACAGGGATTCTACAATTATATTTTAGCCACCAAAAACGCTGATGGATCTTTAAATCTGGGTGAAATTAACGGTAATTTCTGGCAGACAGAAAACCTCTATCAGGCCTTTTTGTATTACCAGCCTTTTGGTAGGAACTATGATGGATTGCTGGGTTACGGCGAGTTTAGAACGCCTTTGAGATAA
- a CDS encoding YMGG-like glycine zipper-containing protein: MKSTHSIPQANRKNFTLKNIFLTGVTAALMLTACKKENTVVEKSLDQQKIEFQQRQLEIEQQKLAIEKEKIAYETQKKADSIAERKAAIAAQPKPQVIRETKTVYVNNTPRQSASSGSNSGVSQGTNQTAQKQGMSKAAKGTIIGTVGGAAAGAIISKKNRGLGAVIGGVVGGATGYTIGRAGDRKDGRVQPRN; encoded by the coding sequence ATGAAATCAACTCATTCAATACCCCAAGCAAATAGAAAGAACTTTACTTTAAAAAATATCTTTTTAACAGGAGTAACTGCAGCACTTATGTTGACGGCGTGTAAAAAAGAAAACACGGTAGTTGAAAAATCATTAGATCAACAGAAAATAGAATTCCAACAGAGACAGCTGGAAATTGAGCAACAAAAATTAGCGATTGAAAAAGAGAAAATCGCGTACGAAACTCAAAAGAAAGCCGATAGTATTGCAGAAAGAAAAGCAGCCATCGCGGCACAACCAAAACCGCAGGTGATCAGAGAAACCAAAACGGTTTATGTGAATAACACGCCGAGACAAAGTGCCTCGTCTGGCTCCAATTCAGGAGTTTCACAGGGAACAAATCAAACCGCTCAAAAACAGGGAATGAGCAAAGCCGCTAAAGGAACCATTATCGGTACCGTAGGTGGAGCCGCTGCCGGAGCGATTATCAGTAAGAAAAACCGTGGCCTGGGTGCAGTTATTGGCGGTGTTGTAGGTGGGGCAACCGGTTACACCATCGGTAGAGCAGGCGACAGAAAAGACGGTCGCGTACAGCCGAGAAATTAA
- a CDS encoding LLM class flavin-dependent oxidoreductase gives MKKFEISVLDLAPVKQNKTIHDTFNDSLDLARAVEKLDYKRFWLAEHHNMASIASSATSVLIGFIANGTTKIRVGSGGIMLPNHSSLVIAEQFGTLESLFPNRIDLGVGRAPGTDGITAKALGRNPMNINQHFPQQIQELQRYFSVENSESLVRAIPGEGCDIPIYILGSSTDSAWLAAEMGLPYAFAGHFAPQMMETAFEIYHQNYQPSKEFPQPYTIACVNGIAAETDEEAKKLSTTLYQAFVNLIRNDRKPYAPPVDDMDEIWNPMEKAHVMQMLHYSFTGGEETIKNQMSQFQKRFQVNELMITSHIYEHEARLKSYGIIRKATDALNAGL, from the coding sequence ATGAAAAAATTTGAAATTTCTGTACTGGATCTAGCACCAGTCAAACAAAATAAAACCATTCACGACACTTTCAATGACAGTCTGGATTTAGCAAGAGCCGTCGAGAAATTAGATTATAAAAGATTCTGGCTGGCGGAACATCATAATATGGCAAGCATTGCGAGTTCTGCAACATCTGTCTTAATAGGGTTTATCGCCAATGGAACCACAAAAATCAGAGTGGGTTCCGGAGGCATTATGTTGCCCAATCACAGTTCGCTGGTTATTGCAGAGCAATTCGGCACCCTGGAAAGTTTATTCCCAAACAGAATTGATCTCGGCGTGGGAAGAGCACCGGGAACTGACGGTATTACCGCAAAAGCTTTGGGCAGAAATCCGATGAATATTAATCAGCATTTCCCACAGCAGATTCAGGAGTTGCAAAGGTATTTTTCGGTGGAAAATTCAGAAAGTTTGGTGAGAGCGATTCCGGGTGAAGGTTGCGATATTCCCATTTATATTTTGGGATCCAGTACAGACAGCGCGTGGCTGGCGGCAGAGATGGGTTTGCCTTACGCCTTTGCCGGACACTTTGCGCCTCAGATGATGGAAACCGCTTTTGAAATTTATCATCAGAATTATCAACCGAGCAAAGAATTCCCGCAACCTTATACCATCGCCTGTGTCAATGGCATTGCGGCAGAAACAGATGAGGAAGCGAAAAAACTCTCTACAACACTTTATCAGGCATTTGTCAATTTGATTCGAAATGACAGAAAACCGTATGCGCCGCCTGTGGATGATATGGATGAAATCTGGAATCCTATGGAAAAAGCCCACGTCATGCAAATGTTGCACTATAGCTTTACCGGCGGTGAAGAAACCATAAAAAACCAGATGTCACAGTTTCAGAAAAGATTTCAGGTGAATGAACTGATGATTACTTCTCATATTTATGAGCATGAAGCCCGTTTAAAATCATACGGAATTATCAGAAAGGCGACTGATGCATTGAATGCCGGGCTGTAA
- a CDS encoding GxxExxY protein: MITQSYLTDLTYKINGACIEVHKILGPGLLEKVYHEALKEEFTLRGINYKSELQTEIFYKSKKLNCDYKCDFLIEDIIVLEIKSVKSFDDIHRAKLLNYMAILKVPKGILINFNVKNIYHEGQETLVNEHYSKLL; the protein is encoded by the coding sequence ATGATAACGCAATCTTATCTTACAGACTTAACCTATAAAATAAATGGGGCTTGTATAGAAGTCCACAAAATCTTAGGTCCAGGCTTGTTAGAAAAGGTTTATCATGAAGCATTAAAAGAAGAATTTACTTTAAGGGGAATAAATTATAAATCGGAACTGCAAACAGAAATCTTCTACAAAAGCAAGAAATTGAATTGCGACTACAAATGTGATTTTTTAATTGAGGACATTATCGTGTTAGAAATAAAATCGGTAAAAAGCTTTGATGACATACATCGGGCAAAACTTTTGAATTACATGGCTATTTTAAAAGTTCCAAAAGGAATTTTAATTAATTTTAATGTAAAAAACATATACCACGAAGGACAGGAAACGCTTGTAAATGAGCATTACAGTAAGTTGCTATAA